In Camelus dromedarius isolate mCamDro1 chromosome 4, mCamDro1.pat, whole genome shotgun sequence, the following are encoded in one genomic region:
- the DUSP28 gene encoding dual specificity phosphatase 28, whose protein sequence is MDPEQAGRRGAAEAAPPPFVRVAPSLFLGSVRAVASPELLARAGVTLCVNVSRQQPGPRAPGVAEMRVPVFDDPAEDLLAHLEPTCAAMEAAVRAGGACLVYCKNGRSRSATICTAYLMRHRGLSLARAFQTVKSARPVAEPNPGFWSQLQKYEEALQSRSCQLGELSGPSES, encoded by the exons ATGGACCCGGAACAAGCCGGACGCCGCGGAGCCGCTGAGGCCGCCCCGCCGCCGTTCGTGCGCGTCGCCCCCTCGCTCTTCCTCGGGAGCGTGCGCGCCGTGGCCTCGCCGGAGCTGCTGGCGCGCGCGGGCGTCACCCTGTGCGTCAACGTCTCGCGCCAGCAGCCCGGCCCGCGTGCGCCCGGCGTGGCCGAGATGCGCGTGCCCGTGTTCGACGACCCGGCTGAGGACCTGCTGGCGCACCTGGAGCCCACCTGCGCCGCCATGGAAGCCGCGGTGCGCGCCGGTGGCGCCTGTCTCGTCTACTGCAAGAACGGCCGCAGCCGCTCGGCCACTATCTGCACCGCCTACCTTATGCGTCACCGCGGCCTCAGCCTGGCGCGGGCCTTCCAG ACCGTGAAGAGCGCCCGCCCAGTGGCCGAGCCCAACCCGGGTTTCTGGTCGCAGCTCCAGAAGTACGAGGAGGCCCTGCAGTCCCGGTCCTGCCAGCTCGGGGAGCTCTCGGGCCCGAGTGAGTCCTAG
- the RNPEPL1 gene encoding aminopeptidase RNPEPL1 yields the protein MAAQCCCRKAPGAEAAPARPPPEPPPALDVASASSAQLFRLRHLQLGLELRPEARELAGCLVLELCALRPAPRALVLDAHPALRLHSAAFRRASAAAAAAAAAAAAATTAEPPCAFAFSAPGPGSAPPPPLPAFPEAPGAEPACCPLAFRVDPFTDYGSSLTVTLPPELQAHQPFQVILRYTSTDAPAIWWLDPELTYGSAKPFVFTQGHSVCNRSFFPCFDTPAVKCTYSAVVKAPSGVQVLMSATQSTYVEEEGVYRFHMEHPVPAYLVALVAGDLQPADIGPRSRVWAEPCLLPTATSKLSGAVEQWLSAAERLYGPYMWGRYDIVFLPPSFPIVAMENPCLTFIISSILESDEFLVIDVIHEVAHSWFGNAVTNATWEEMWLSEGLATYAQRRITTETYGAAFTCLETAFRLDALHRQMKLLGEDSPVSKLQVKLEPGVNPSHLMNLFTYEKGYCFVYYLSQLCGDPQRFDDFLRAYVEKYKFTSVVAQDLLDSFLTFFPELKEQSVDCRAGLEFERWLNATGPPLAEPDLSQGSSLTRPVEALFQLWTAEPLDQAAASASTIDISKWKTFQTALFLDRLLDGSPLPQEVVMSLSNCYSSLLDSMNAEIRIRWLQIVVRNDYYPDLHRVRRFLESQMSRMYTIPLYEDLCTGALKSFALEVFYQTQGRLHPNLRRTIQQILSQGLGPGAEPSVEQGSAGADSEADADTPALLLGDEAPSSAISLRDVNVSA from the exons ATGGCGGCGCAGTGCTGCTGCCGCAAGGCGCCCGGCGCCGAGgccgcgcccgcccgcccgccgcccgaGCCGCCGCCCGCCCTGGACGTGGCCTCGGCCTCCAGCGCGCAGCTCTTCCGCCTCCGCCACCTGCAGCTGGGCCTGGAGCTGCGGCCCGAGGCGCGCGAGCTGGCCGGCTGCCTGGTGCTCGAGCTGTGCGCGCTGCGGCCCGCGCCCCGCGCGCTCGTGCTCGACGCGCACCCGGCCCTGCGCCTGCACTCGGCCGCCTTCCGCcgcgcctccgccgccgccgccgccgccgccgccgccgccgccgccgccaccaccgccGAGCCGCCCTGCGCCTTCGCCTTCTCCGCCCCCGGGCCGGGATCCGCGCCGCCGCCCCCGCTGCCCGCCTTCCCCGAGGCGCCGGGCGCGGAGCCCGCCTGCTGCCCGCTGGCCTTCAGGGTGGACCCGTTCACTGACTACGGCTCCTCGCTCACCGTCACGCTGCCGCCTGAACTGCAGGCGCACCAGCCCTTCCAGGTCATCCTGCGCTACACCTCGACCGACGCCCCCGCC ATCTGGTGGCTGGACCCGGAGCTGACCTACGGCAGCGCCAAGCCCTTCGTCTTCACCCAGGGCCACTCCGTCTGCAACCGCTCCTTCTTCCCTTGCTTCGACACGCCCGCCGTCAAGTGCACCTACTCAGCCGTCGTCAAG GCCCCGTCGGGGGTGCAGGTGCTGATGAGTGCCACCCAGAGCACCTATGTGGAGGAGGAGGGCGTCTACCGCTTCCACATGGAGCACCCTGTGCCTGCCTACCTCGTGGCCCTCGTGGCCGGGGACCTCCAGCCGGCAGACATCGGGCCCAG GAGCCGTGTGTGGGCCGAGCCATGCCTCCTGCCCACGGCCACTAGCAAGCTGTCAGGCGCGGTGGAGCAGTGGCTGAGTGCCGCCGAGCGTCTGTACGGGCCATACATGTGGGGCAG GTATGACATCGTCTTCCTgcccccctccttccccatcGTGGCCATGGAGAACCCCTGCCTCACTTTCATCATCTCCTCCATCCTGGAGAGTGACGAGTTCCTGGTCATTGACGTCATCCATGAGGTGGCCCACAGCTGGTTTGGCAACGCCGTCACCAACGCCACGTGGGAGGAGATGTGGCTGAGCGAGGGCCTGGCTACCTATGCCCAGCGCCGCATCACCACGGAGACCTATG GTGCTGCCTTCACCTGTCTGGAGACAGCCTTCCGCCTGGACGCCCTGCACAGGCAGATGAAGCTTCTTGGAGAGGACAGCCCGGTCAGCAAGCTGCAGGTCAAGCTGGAGCCAG GGGTGAACCCTAGCCACCTGATGAACCTGTTCACCTACGAGAAGGGCTACTGCTTCGTGTACTACCTGTCCCAGCTCTGCGGGGACCCCCAGCGCTTCGATGACTTCCTCCGA GCCTACGTGGAGAAGTACAAGTTCACCAGCGTGGTGGCCCAGGACCTGCTGGACTCCTTCCTGACCTTCTTCCCGGAGCTGAAGGAGCAGAGCGTGGACTGCCGGGCAG GGCTGGAGTTCGAGCGCTGGCTTAATGCCACGGGCCCCCCGCTGGCTGAGCCAGACCTGTCTCAGGGGTCTAGCCTGACCCGGCCGGTGGAGGCCCTCTTCCAGCTGTGGACTGCGGAGCCCCTGGACCAGGCGGCCGCCTCTGCCAGCACCATCGACATCTCCAAGTGGAAGACCTTCCAGACTGCACTCTTCCTGGACCGGCTCCTGGATGGGTCCCCGCTGCCCCAGG AGGTGGTGATGAGCCTGTCCAACTGCTACTCCTCCCTGCTGGACTCCATGAACGCCGAGATCCGCATCCGCTGGCTGCAGATCGTGGTCCGGAACGACTACTACCCCGACCTCCACAGGGTCCGGCGCTTCCTCGAGAGCCAG atGTCCCGCATGTACACCATCCCGCTGTACGAGGACCTGTGCACCGGCGCCCTCAAGTCCTTCGCCCTGGAGGTCTTCTACCAGACGCAGGGCCGGCTGCACCCCAACCTGCGCAGGACCATCCAGCAGATCCTGTCCCAGGGCCTGGGCCCCGGTGCCGAGCCCAGCGTGGAGCAGGGCAGTGCCGGAGCGGACTCAGAGGCGGATGCGGACACACCAGCCCTGCTGCTCGGGGACGAGGCCCCCAGCAGCGCCATCTCTCTCAGGGACGTCAATGTGTCTGCCTAG